GGATAGAGGCTCCAGTCGCTTTCGCACATCCCGTGGCGTTACTGGATTATCGCTGTCCAGTACGTCTAGGTCGGAAAATTCATTGTCACTAGCATCGTCAGGTTCGTTCGGCGATTCGCCGTCACCTGTGCTGACAATATCTGCGTATTCTTCATTGATCTGGACAAACATTTCTCGCCAAAGTGACGAGAAGTCGTCGCTTGAATCACAGTTTATAAGGGGCGCAATGATTGGAGTATCTTCGATGGCCTTCAATCTCGTCTTGAGAACTTGCCCCAACGATGTCTTTCCAACGCCAGCTTCGCCGTAAAGCACGACGTGTTTACCTGGCTGATTTATGGCATCAACCACTTCCCTGATCTGCGTCGTTCGCCCTTGAAACAAGTCATCCTTCTTTATGGGGGATGAGGGCTTGAACATTTTCCCCAATTGCAAGGCAAGTGTTTGATAGTCTGGCTCTTGCGACGATTTTTGCTGGACCATTGCTATCGCTCCGTTTATCAACCAACATCATACAACATCATCAAATATTATCAAATAATTCATCCGACCGCAAGATATTGTGTTGACAATGCTTGAGCGGTCACGTATATTATGGGCATGAAACAACTCACCAAAGAACAACGCTGTGCCGTGATTCGTTGCCTTGTCGATGGTTGCTCGATTCGGGCAACCAAGCGGATTACTGGTGTTTCCTTCAACACCATCCAGAAGCTCACCCGCGACTTGGGCGAAGCCTGCTTGGAATTCCAAAATCAGGTTTTCCGCAATCTGACCTGCCAGCGCGTGCAGTGCGATGAAATCTGGAATTACTGCTACTGCAAAGATAAGAACATTCCCGACGAAATGCGCGGTGAAGCGGGCATCGGCAGCATGTGGACCTGGACCGGCATGTGCGCCGATACGAAACTGATTTTCGCGTGGCAGCTTGGCTCCCGCGATGCCGCCAATGCCTACCGGTTTATGTCGAGCGTTTCAGAGCGACTGGCAAACCGAATTCAATTGACGACCGACGGCAACCGGGTCTACTTGGATGCAGTCGAAAATTACTTCGGCAGCAAGATTGATTACGCCATGCTGATTAAATTGTACGGCAACGATGAGAAGCCAGAGAACCGCTACAGCCCTGGAAAGTGCCTGGGTGCGAAGAAGCAAGCTGTGATGGGCGAGCCGGACCCGGAATTCATTTCGACCAGTTATGCCGAACGTCAAAATCTCAATATCAGAATGCAAAACAGAAGATACACGAGGCTAACCAACGCTTTCAGCAAGAAAGCCGATATGCTGGCCTACAGCATCGCCATCATGTTCATGTATCATAACTTTGTGCGGATTCACCAAACCCTACGCAGCACGCCAGCGATGAAAGCCGGCGTCACAGACCATAAGTGGTCGATTGAGGAAATGGTCGATTTGCTGCCAATTTTGAGCTACAACACCCGGCCTAAAAAGGCAGGCTGATTAGACTGACGCACTACCGAATGAGCGGCGCCGTCTGAAATCGGCAATCGATTCGAAATAAGATAGCCCGCACTGCCCGCCAATTTCAAAAAAACACAACGAAGGTGCTACAATGTGTGGGAAAATCTCGGGAACGCTGCTGGCGATCATCCTGACAACGTTGATTGCTCCCAGAATTTTTGCGGACGACAAAGACGTTTTGCTGCAGGACAATTTTGCGACGCTCGACCCCGGTTGGTCAAATAACAGCAACGTTCTGCACGTCGACAAGAACCAGCTCATCATGCAACTGCCCAATAAGCAGGATACGTTCGATAGTTTATACAAGGCAAACGTGTTTGGTGATGCCGACATCAGCGTGGATGTGCAAATGATGAATGGGGGTGATGGAACCGAATATGCGGGCCCCATTTTTTGGGCCACGGATATAGACAACGAATATGTGGTCAGAATTGAAGAGGACGGACAGTTTAGCGTAGGACGATATTCCAACGGTAAGCTGCTGTTCCCTGTGACCTGGCGGGCCAACGACAGCATTAGTAAAGGACTGACCAAACCGACTACGATTCGCGTGGTGACTAAAGGCACGTCGGCGACCGTTTACGTCAACGGAAAGGAAGCGATTACGTTCAAGCGGCAGCCGCCCGACGGCGGCGGCTTCATCGGCGTCGAAGGGAGTGCGTCGGGCAAAAGCGCTTACGCCTGGGAATTTTCCAATCTGGTCGTCAAAAAGCCTGCTCCTTAAAACACCCGCCGCCAGCGGCTTCACGGTGGAGATGCTGGAGGAGCGATCATCTCCGCAACATGTTGGCAATCTCATGAAACTTCCCGAACTGCTGGAACACTGTCACGTAAAGGCCGGAAAAAAATTCCGGTTGAAAGATCACGATCCGTCCTGGGCAGGCGACCCGAAAATTGAAAAGGACGAGCGCAAAGAGTACGCCAAGGATTTGCTAACGGAGGATGTCTCTTCCTTGGCCGAGGCCCAGGGGGTGTTGTACGCCGCCAACACGTGGTCAATTTTGGTGGTGCTGCAAGCGATGGATGCGGCCGGCAAAGACGGCATTATCAAGCACGTGATGTCGGGCGTGAATCCGCAGGGCTGCCAAATTTTCAGCTTCAAGCAGCCGTCGGCCGAGGAACTGGACCATAATTTTTTGTGGCGCTGCATGGTGCGGTTGCCGGAGCGCGGAAAGATTGGAATTTTCAACCGCTCGTATTACGAAGACGTGCTGGTCGTGAAAGTGCATCCGGAGTTTTTGGCCGCCCAGCGCATTCCCGACGCCAAAATTGACAAAGATTTTTGGAACGGCCGGTACGAGGACATCAACTGCTTTGAACGGCATTTATCGCGCAACGGAACGAAGATCGTCAAGTTCTTTCTGAACATTTCCAAGGAAGAGCAGCGGAAGCGGTTTTTGGACCGCATCGACGAGAAAGACAAGCACTGGAAAATCTCGCCGTCCGACATTACGGAGCGCGAGCATTGGGACGAATACATGGACGCCTTCGAGCAGTGCATCGAAGCCACCAGCACCGATTGGGCGCCGTGGTACGTGATTCCGTCCAATCACAAATGGGTCAGCCGCGCCTTGGTAGCCAACATTTTAGTAAAGACCATCGAATCGCTGGGGCTGAAGTATCCGGAAGTGACCGCGGACAAAATGAAGGCCATTGAAGCGGCGAAAAAACAGTTGGAGAAGGAAAAAGACTAACGACCGGCCACAGGCTGCGGACCGCACTTTAGCTGCGCTGGCTGGCTCGCCGACGGCGACGAGGGAACCATGCAAAAGCGGGCGTGGTTAAAACCAGCAGCACGATCGACGCCGGCTCTGGAGCGGGGATGCCCGTGCCATGGTTGGCCGCAAGAAACTTTTCCAACGCCTGCACGTCGGCGCTGTTGAATTTGCCGTCGCCGTTGACGTCGCCGATGGCTGTCACTTGCGCAGCCGTCAGATTATAGGCCAACTCGTAAGCCGGTAAATTGGCCAGGGCGGCGATCATCGCCGAGACGTCGGAGGCGTTCACTTGCTGATCGCGATTCATATCGCCCGGCGGCACGACCACGTAATCGGCCACGACCGGCAGGTGGTCGGTATCGGTCGTCAGATCGTTCAAAATCGTGCTTCGATTGGAAAGATCTGGCAACGCCGTGTTGGAACTATCTGTTACAGCACCACCGTAGCCAACCGAGCCGTTGTTTCCAAACGGCGTGAGCGTATTGGCGACGAGCTGCGTTCCCGGCAATGTGACCGTGGGGCTGGTGACCAGCTGTAAATCGAAGCGGGCCGTTAGATCTGTCGCCGACTCGGATAGCAATGGCCAATAAACTGAATTGGCGGACTGAGAATTTTCGACGAAATTGTTCCCTGGATTGGCCGTGTCGATGGCCTGGCCGGGGGAAGGAGTGCTGTTGATCATCGTCTGGTATGCCGCCTCGCTGCTGCCTCCCGTCAAGTTATAATCTCCGGTGTATATGATGTGGGCGTTGGTTGGCAAATTCGAGGCGTCGCTGCGAATATCCTGCGCTTCAATGTTACGGCGAGTGGCATTACTGGAGCCTGAAGATGCTTTGGCATGGCTCACGTATAAATAGAAGTCGGTGTATGCAGCACCGCCCTTTGGTTGGAGTTCGTACCGGATTGGCGCACGGGCTTCTCCACTGCCACCCAGGTGGTTTGGGATGATGTCGGCAGGAGCCACCTCGGCGACCGTTTTCGTATTGTAAATCAAACCGCTGGGACCGTTGCCCGTGCTGTTTCCATCCGACGGGTCGATGGTGGTGTCGTAGTTATAGGTGCCGGCGCCATAGATAGAATTCAGTTGCCCGGTAATATAACTCAGCGTCTGAGAAATCGTTTCGCTGCCACCGCTGGTGGTGTAGTTCAGTTCCTCCAGAGCCAACACGTCGATGGGCTGGGCGTGGCCGACGGGATTGGATGGGGTGACTCCCAAATGCTCTTGGCCGATGGCTTGCAACACGGCGGTCAAACCGGGCCCTGCGTCCGGTCCACCCATGTCGCCCACAGCTCCGCCAGTGTCGGCATCGATGTTGTACGTTACAATTCGCAGCGTTTGACCGTGTGCCGTAACAGCAGTGGCGCTGCAAAACGAAAGGGCCAACAGAGCGTGAGTCAAAAGATGCGATTTCATACCATACGAAAAACCGCTCGGGAGTTGCCCATATCCCGATGCCTTTTTCGAACCTGTTCCAGAATGATGTTCAAATCGAAGTAGGCACCTGTTAACCTAGCAGTATACCATAAGAGTCGCAATCTTTTGCATTTATTTGCACGTAGGTGGAGCATCCCAAATGATGCTGGCCATGGGGGCGTTAATTTGGCCGCGCGCAGGGATGCGTTTCCATTACGCAGACCGGTCATGTAAAAAGCAACGAGTCTAATGACGTCGACCGACGCCGTTCGAGGCGAAATGAATGCCGCTCAACGCCGACGGCGAATCCGCCGTACGAAAGCGGGCATGGCAAGTGCGAGCAAAACCACTGATGCCGGCTCAGGAGCGGGGATGCCCGTGCCATGGTTGGCCGCAAGAAACTTTTCCAACGCCTGCACGTCGGCGCTGTTGAATTTGCCGTCGCCGTTGACGTCGCCGATCAACGTAACCTGTTGAGCGGAGAGCCCCGTGGTCGCTTCATAAGCGGAAAGATTGTTCAAGGCGGTGATCATGGCCATAATGTCGGAGGCGTTCACTTGCTGATCGCGATTCATATCGCCCGGCGGCACGACCACGTAATCGGCCACGACCGGCAGGTGGTCGGTATCGGTTGTTAGATAGTTTAGAATGGTGCTTTTATTCGATAGATCGGACAGGGCCGTGCTGGTGGTCACCGATTTTCCGTAGGTTACCGCACTGGGGCCATTTCCAAACGGCGTCAGGGTATTGGTCACCAGTTGCACCCCCGGCAACGTGATGGTCGGACTGGTCACTAGCTGCAAGTCATCACGATAATCCAGCTTTTTTGCCGTCTCGGAGAGCAGTGGCCAATACTGAGATGCACTGGAGCTGTCAGTCCAGCTATTGTCCGGATCAGCCGTGTCGATGGCATTCCCTGGCGATGCGCTGCTGTAGGCAATCAACGTTTGATAAGTTTGCTCGGAGCTGTCATTGATATTCCAATCTCCGGTGTAAACGATGTGGGCAGTCTCCAGGCTGCTGTTCAGACTGTTGTTCAGGCTTTTGGCATTGGCACGAACATCTTGTGCTTCGACATTGCGCCGCATGGCACTAGTCGTGGGATCGGAGCCATCCGATTTTGCGTGATCAACATAGACGTAGAAATCAGTATACGCAGGACCGGCAACACCGTTGACCAGGGGCGCCAGCTTAAACCGCATTGGCTCACGTGCCTCACCATTACTGCCGAAATTGGTGTTGATGAGTGAGACCCCAAGATCGGCCACCGTTTTGGTGTTGTAAATGAGCCCGCTGGGACCGCCGCCGGTGCTGCCCGTGGTGGGATCGACCGTGCTAGCATCTGCCACAGCATATTGGGCAACGTTGCTTAGGCCGATGCTTTGATAATAGGAATTGAGTTGATTGACGATAAAGGTCTCAGTAAGTGGCACGCTTGAGCCATTGGAATCCAACTCTTCCAAAGCCAGCACATCGAGCGGCTGGGCATGACCGGTATTGGATCCATTGGGTCCCAGGTGCTCTTGGCCAATGGCTTCCAAAACGGGGATCAGGCCCGGACCAGCGTCGGTACCGCCCATTTGGCCAGTCTGGCCACCGGTATCGGCATCCAGGTTGTAGGTTGCAATTCGCAGTGTTTGGCCCTGGGCCGTAACCGCAGCGGATGCGCAGAAAAACGAAAAGGCTAACAGGGAGAGAGTCAGAAGATGCGATTTCATACCAAACGAAAAACCGCTCGGAGTTGCCTAGATCCCGAGGCCATTGCCGAACCTGTTCCAGAATGATGTTCAAATCGAAGCTCAAGTATCTTTTAACTTAACAGCAGGCTACATGGGCCGCAATCCATTTTACCCTAGTGAAATAAAACTGATCGACTAGCCGATCATTTCGGGGGATGGCGACAAACCAATCTCCCTACGATAGAAGGGGTTTGATTGCGATCAGGCGGCTTTAATGCAACCAGGCTTTGCGAATGTGTTTGGCGCTGCAGGTAGACGCAAGCTAACAAAAAACTGCCAATTCGTTGGCGCTCATCGCCAATCGCCGCTGAGTTCGAAGGCCGCCCAATAAAACGGAGGCAGGCGTTTTTGGGCGTCGGCCGGCACGTCGTCGATAGCCAGGCCCCGGTGCACGCCTTCGCGCATCATTTTCAATTGGGCTTCACGCAATGCCTCAACGCGGCTCATTTTCTTTTCCCATAAGTTCTCGTAAAAATCGACCATCAGGTTGCGCGAGGCGTCGTCGCTGACTTTCCACAGCGTGGCCACCGTGGAGCGCGCCCCGGCCACTTGAAAGGCGCGCTGCATGCCGAGCAATCCTTCGCCGCCGGCCGTTTGGCCCAGGCCGGTTTCGCAGGCCGATAAGGTCACCAGTTCGACATGGCTTAAGTCGAGCGACGAAACTTCCAACGCGGTCAAAATGCCGTTGTCCTGATTCGGCTCCGGAGGCAGATTCGCCCCAGCCAGCACCAGGCCCGAAAGCAAGCCGGGGTGGTAACCAGAAATTTGATTTTCCTGGCGAACCGTGGGAACGGAAACGGCGGGCTGTTGCTCGACCAGCGGTTTGCGGGTCAGTTCGTAGTCAGCGATATCGCCACCGGCCGCCGGCTGTACGCGCAGGCGGACTTTGGTGCCTACCGGTCCGCGCACTAGGTTGATGACCTGTACTAGGCTTTTTCCGTCCAACAGCACGAAGTCTTCGTTGCCGGAGGCGACGGCCAGAATTTGATCTTCCGGCTTCAATCGACCGTCCAGTGCGGCCGGACTGCCGGCCATCACTTCAGTCACTTTAATTTTGTTGTCGTCCAGCCGTAAGCTGGCCCCCAGGCCGACGATTTGGGAAGACGAATTCGCGGCGGCCACTTTCACCGGCGACGGGGCCGCGTGACCGAAGCCCTTCTCCAGCGGCGCCGACAGGACGGACTTCAGATCTTCGGGAGCAAAAAATCCGTGCGTGGCAAAGTGCAAATACGCATAGTGCGGCGCGTCATCACGGACATTGGTTTTGGTGGCTTCCGCTTTGCGCAACACTTTCACTTTGGCGTCGGGATGCGTTTGATCGAAAGAATCGCGAACCGCCAAAATTTCCGGTCGCGTGCCGTCCAAACTGGGCCACGCCTTGGACACGCCCGACCGAATTGCCGGCAAGTCGGGCGTGGCTTGGGCCAACGCCGAATCAGCGGGTTTGCCCGCCGCGGCACTGAAATCGACATCGCCCACCAGCAGCAACGGTCCGGCGGCGGCTTGAGGCGGGGCCGAGGTCATCAGTTCCGGCAACATTTGCGGCACGGGCACGGTGGCGATGGCGTAATCTTCCAGCAAGTACGCCCCGTCTTTGTCGCCGGGCAGCGCCGACCAAGGAATTTGATTCAGCGATCCGTCGGGCGAGACGAGGACGGTGTGGACGCTGTCCAGGCGCTTTTCCAACGGTTCCCACACCAAGCGCCGGAGGATAACGCCGGGCTGTTCCTCGGCCGCTTTGCCGGCGATTTGTCCGCAATGCACTTCGCGCCACTGCTGGACCGCGGCATCGATGGGGCCGATCAACCCCAAATCGATCAGGGCCACCGGCCGATCCGCGCGGATGACAAAGGCGGCCAGTCGCTGTTCCCAATGGGTTTTGATTTTGCCGCCGGATTGTTTTTCGTCCACACGGCGATTGAACTGCAACAGATCGATCAGGGCGACATCGGTGGGCAAGCATTTGGCCAGATCGTCGGGGGTGAGCCTGGCTTGCGACCGAAGTCGCTGAAAGTCGGCGCTGGTGCTGCTGAACTGCTCTTCCAACGTTTCTTTTTGATGAGTGAGCTTGACCAGATTTTCGCGCCAAGCATCGCGCTGTTGCGGATCTGGAACGGACAAACTGGCCGTCGCCAATTGGGTGGACACCGCTTCCAATTGGTCCCACATTTTTTGCTCCTGCGGATTGTCAGAATGGTGGGCCAGGCGTTCCATCCGTTGTCGCATCAGCACGGAACCTTTCCAAGCCAACATTTGGGCGTACACCGCAGTAGGCAACTGGTCGAGGGAAATTTCGTTCGTGCTGGAACCGCCCGCGACGTTCGATCCTGCGGTGGAAGTGGGAGCTTTGGCAGGTGTGTCGCTGGATGCCGCGTTGCCGGTGGATCCATTAGCACGGTCCTTTGTCTGGGGGTTGGCGGCAGCCAGAAGCGCGCACGATACAAACGTATCCAAGTAAAAGCGGCTGGTTTTGATGTACAACAATTGTTGCCGCTCCGATTGCACGGCGGAGGTCAGTTCCAAATGCCGCATGGTTAGTTCCGCGGCTCGCTGAAAGAGCGGCAGCGCCTGGGCGAAATTGCCCAAGTTGCGGTACGAGGTGGCCAAATTATTGAGGCACAGAACGTAGTCAGGATGCAATTCGCCCAACACCTCCTTGTAAATATCACTGGACTGCTGGTGCAGCGACACGGACTGGTCGTAATCGCCTTGCGAGAAGTACATGAGGCCTAGATTGTCTAAGGTTGCGGCATAGGAGACGGTTTTATCCCCCTGAACTTCCTTTTTGATGGCCAGCGATTGCCGAAACAGGGGCTCCGCTTTGGCGTAATCAGCCTTATTGCTGTACAACAGCGCCAAATTGTTGAGGCTGATGGCATAGATAGGATGCTTTTCTCCCAACACTTCCTTGCGAATCGCCAGCGCCTGCCGATAGAGCGGTTCGGCTTTCGCATAATCGCGCATGGAAAAATACATTCCGGCCAGATTGTCGATCATGACGGCGTAGGCGGCGTTCTTTTCCCCCTGGGCGTCCTTGCAAATGGCCATCGCTTGCTTATACAGTGGTTCCGCTTGGGCATAATCTCCCATGTCGCAGTACAGGTCGGCCAGATTGCTGAGATTGGAGGCATAGTCCGGACTTTTTTCGCCCAGCGTTTCCAAATAAATTTGGCCGGCTTGCCGCAGGAGCGGTTCGGCCTGGACGTAATCTCCCTTTTCGCTGTAGGTCAAAGCCAGATTGTTGAGCGTGGTGGCGTAGTCCGCGCTTTTTTCGCCCAGCACTGCCTTGCGAATTTCCAACGCTTGCCGATAGACTTGTTCCGCCTTGGAGAATTTCTCCTCGACACGATAAAGATTTCCCAAATTGACGAGGTTGGAAGCGTACGTGGCGTTGTTTTCGCCGAGCACTTGCTTGCGAATTTCCAGCGCTTGCAGATAGAGCGGCTCGGCTTGGGAGTAATTTCCCATCGTCTTGTACAGCACGGCCATATTATTGAGGCTGGTGGCGTAGTCGGGATGTTTTGTCCCTAGGACTTTTTCGCGAATTTTCAAGGCGCGCTGGTAGAGAGGCTCCGCTTGGGAGTATTTGCCCTGGTCGTAATACAAATTCGCCAGCGTGTTGGCGGTGGAGGCGACCGTCAGATGATCGGGGCCATTGGCTTTTTCCTGGAGCCGCAGCGCGTCGGCATAGTCGGAAGCCGCTTGGTCGTACTGTTTTTTTTCCCGGTAGGCGTCGCCCCGGTTGATGTAAGACTCCGCGTCGTCGGGCGCTAGGCGTATGGCTTGGGCAAAATCGGCAAACGCGTCGTCCCACTGGTCGATCTTCCGCCGAGATACGGCGCGATTGGCATAGTATTGCGCGTTTTTTGGATCGAGCCGAATGGCTTCGGTGAAGTCGGCAATCGCCTGCGCGTACGCTTTTTGAGCGAAATAGGCGTTGCCACGGGAGTTATAGCGTTCCGGATTGTTCGGCTCCAGGCGAATGGCTTGGGCGTAATCGGCCAGGGCGTCGTCCCACTTGTCGGTCAGCCGGAGAGAATTGGCGCGGTTGAGCAAATACTGCGCGTTCTTTGGATCGAGCCGGATGGCTTGGCTGTAGTCGGCAATTGCTTTGTCGTAGTTGCCTTTGTTGAAGTAGGCGACTCCACGAAGGTTATAGCGATCAGCATTGTTGGGATCCAAACGAATGGCTTGGGCATAATCGGCCAGCGCTTCGTCCCACTGGTTGAGCTGCCGGCGGGTGAGGGCCCGATTCGCATAGTATTGCGCATTGCTGGAGTCGAGCCGCAGGGCTTGGGTAAAGTCGTCGGCCGCCTTGTCGTACTGCCGCTGAGTGTAATAAGCGTTGCCACGCGCGTTGTAACGCCAGGCGGTTTTGGAATCGAGTTCGATGGCCTGATCGTAATCGGCAAAGGCCAGCCCCCACTCTCCGGCGCTTTTGTAGGCATTGGCCCGATTGCTGAAATACTGGGCGATTTTCGGATTGATTTCGATGGCCGTCGACAGGTCCGCGATGGCCTTGCCGTTATCGTGCTTCGCTAGAAAGATATTCCCGCGGCGGCTATAACCGTCCGCTTGATCGGGCTCCAGGCGAACGACTTCCGACATATCGGCAAGCGCCTGGTCGTACCGTTGGTTTTTGTAATGCACTTCCGCGCGCGCCCGCAACGCCTCGGTCGATTGCGAATCGACGGCCAGGGCCGCATCGCAATCGGCCAGGGCCGCTTCGTCGCGGTTTAGCACCCGGAACGTATTGGCCCGACCGACCAAGGCAGGAACGCTTTTGGAATCGAGCTCCAACGCCGAGTTAAAATCACTGAGCGCATCTTGGTAACGCCCCTTGAGGCGGAACGTTTCCGCGCGTTTGACGTAGGCCTCGGGGCTGTCGAATTTCGACAGTGGGGGCGAGTTGGCCTTGCCGGCATCCGCTTTGCCGCCGTCGGGTTGTGCCTGAGTTTGCGCGCCGGAAGTGGTCGCCGGCGGCAATTGTGGCGGGGGCGATTGCGGCGATTCTGACTTTGCCGACTCTGGTTGCGGCGATTGAGGTTGTGTTTGGCCTGCCGCCGATGGTTGCGAAGCGGCCGGCTGCTGGGCCGCTGTCGACCTGACCGATGGGCCCAATACAGTCCAGTACAGGCCGCACAGACCCAAGAGCAGACGCCATTTCAGCCGGCTCACCATGGGCTTCCTACAAAGCGCAACGCAAATCGAAGTAATCGCCTGAGAAAATGTGTCGTCTAAGAATTCGTCGGACCGGGGTCTTTACGCCGCAGGCACGACTAGCTTTTTAGTATACCACCCTGCATACAGGCCGCAAATCGCGGCATTTCAGGGAGAAGGAGTGCTATCGCAGCCCACGGTCGGCGCATCGGGAAGCCACCCGGAAATATCTTGGCAGTAGAAGTCGGCCAGCGCCTGGTACAGCTCCGGATGCCGATCGCGCATGGCATGCGGCCGCTCGAAAAAACACTCGCTGGCGACGGCAAAAAACTCGGCCCGGTTGGTCGCGCCATATTGATCCAACAGCGTCACGTCGCCGCGCGCTGTCTCACGCGCCAACCGCTCGAATTCTTCCT
Above is a window of Pirellulales bacterium DNA encoding:
- a CDS encoding family 16 glycoside hydrolase, translated to MCGKISGTLLAIILTTLIAPRIFADDKDVLLQDNFATLDPGWSNNSNVLHVDKNQLIMQLPNKQDTFDSLYKANVFGDADISVDVQMMNGGDGTEYAGPIFWATDIDNEYVVRIEEDGQFSVGRYSNGKLLFPVTWRANDSISKGLTKPTTIRVVTKGTSATVYVNGKEAITFKRQPPDGGGFIGVEGSASGKSAYAWEFSNLVVKKPAP
- a CDS encoding IS1 family transposase — encoded protein: MKQLTKEQRCAVIRCLVDGCSIRATKRITGVSFNTIQKLTRDLGEACLEFQNQVFRNLTCQRVQCDEIWNYCYCKDKNIPDEMRGEAGIGSMWTWTGMCADTKLIFAWQLGSRDAANAYRFMSSVSERLANRIQLTTDGNRVYLDAVENYFGSKIDYAMLIKLYGNDEKPENRYSPGKCLGAKKQAVMGEPDPEFISTSYAERQNLNIRMQNRRYTRLTNAFSKKADMLAYSIAIMFMYHNFVRIHQTLRSTPAMKAGVTDHKWSIEEMVDLLPILSYNTRPKKAG
- a CDS encoding dockerin type I domain-containing protein yields the protein MKSHLLTLSLLAFSFFCASAAVTAQGQTLRIATYNLDADTGGQTGQMGGTDAGPGLIPVLEAIGQEHLGPNGSNTGHAQPLDVLALEELDSNGSSVPLTETFIVNQLNSYYQSIGLSNVAQYAVADASTVDPTTGSTGGGPSGLIYNTKTVADLGVSLINTNFGSNGEAREPMRFKLAPLVNGVAGPAYTDFYVYVDHAKSDGSDPTTSAMRRNVEAQDVRANAKSLNNSLNSSLETAHIVYTGDWNINDSSEQTYQTLIAYSSASPGNAIDTADPDNSWTDSSSASQYWPLLSETAKKLDYRDDLQLVTSPTITLPGVQLVTNTLTPFGNGPSAVTYGKSVTTSTALSDLSNKSTILNYLTTDTDHLPVVADYVVVPPGDMNRDQQVNASDIMAMITALNNLSAYEATTGLSAQQVTLIGDVNGDGKFNSADVQALEKFLAANHGTGIPAPEPASVVLLALAMPAFVRRIRRRR
- a CDS encoding polyphosphate kinase 2 family protein; this translates as MKLPELLEHCHVKAGKKFRLKDHDPSWAGDPKIEKDERKEYAKDLLTEDVSSLAEAQGVLYAANTWSILVVLQAMDAAGKDGIIKHVMSGVNPQGCQIFSFKQPSAEELDHNFLWRCMVRLPERGKIGIFNRSYYEDVLVVKVHPEFLAAQRIPDAKIDKDFWNGRYEDINCFERHLSRNGTKIVKFFLNISKEEQRKRFLDRIDEKDKHWKISPSDITEREHWDEYMDAFEQCIEATSTDWAPWYVIPSNHKWVSRALVANILVKTIESLGLKYPEVTADKMKAIEAAKKQLEKEKD
- a CDS encoding tetratricopeptide repeat protein codes for the protein MSRLKWRLLLGLCGLYWTVLGPSVRSTAAQQPAASQPSAAGQTQPQSPQPESAKSESPQSPPPQLPPATTSGAQTQAQPDGGKADAGKANSPPLSKFDSPEAYVKRAETFRLKGRYQDALSDFNSALELDSKSVPALVGRANTFRVLNRDEAALADCDAALAVDSQSTEALRARAEVHYKNQRYDQALADMSEVVRLEPDQADGYSRRGNIFLAKHDNGKAIADLSTAIEINPKIAQYFSNRANAYKSAGEWGLAFADYDQAIELDSKTAWRYNARGNAYYTQRQYDKAADDFTQALRLDSSNAQYYANRALTRRQLNQWDEALADYAQAIRLDPNNADRYNLRGVAYFNKGNYDKAIADYSQAIRLDPKNAQYLLNRANSLRLTDKWDDALADYAQAIRLEPNNPERYNSRGNAYFAQKAYAQAIADFTEAIRLDPKNAQYYANRAVSRRKIDQWDDAFADFAQAIRLAPDDAESYINRGDAYREKKQYDQAASDYADALRLQEKANGPDHLTVASTANTLANLYYDQGKYSQAEPLYQRALKIREKVLGTKHPDYATSLNNMAVLYKTMGNYSQAEPLYLQALEIRKQVLGENNATYASNLVNLGNLYRVEEKFSKAEQVYRQALEIRKAVLGEKSADYATTLNNLALTYSEKGDYVQAEPLLRQAGQIYLETLGEKSPDYASNLSNLADLYCDMGDYAQAEPLYKQAMAICKDAQGEKNAAYAVMIDNLAGMYFSMRDYAKAEPLYRQALAIRKEVLGEKHPIYAISLNNLALLYSNKADYAKAEPLFRQSLAIKKEVQGDKTVSYAATLDNLGLMYFSQGDYDQSVSLHQQSSDIYKEVLGELHPDYVLCLNNLATSYRNLGNFAQALPLFQRAAELTMRHLELTSAVQSERQQLLYIKTSRFYLDTFVSCALLAAANPQTKDRANGSTGNAASSDTPAKAPTSTAGSNVAGGSSTNEISLDQLPTAVYAQMLAWKGSVLMRQRMERLAHHSDNPQEQKMWDQLEAVSTQLATASLSVPDPQQRDAWRENLVKLTHQKETLEEQFSSTSADFQRLRSQARLTPDDLAKCLPTDVALIDLLQFNRRVDEKQSGGKIKTHWEQRLAAFVIRADRPVALIDLGLIGPIDAAVQQWREVHCGQIAGKAAEEQPGVILRRLVWEPLEKRLDSVHTVLVSPDGSLNQIPWSALPGDKDGAYLLEDYAIATVPVPQMLPELMTSAPPQAAAGPLLLVGDVDFSAAAGKPADSALAQATPDLPAIRSGVSKAWPSLDGTRPEILAVRDSFDQTHPDAKVKVLRKAEATKTNVRDDAPHYAYLHFATHGFFAPEDLKSVLSAPLEKGFGHAAPSPVKVAAANSSSQIVGLGASLRLDDNKIKVTEVMAGSPAALDGRLKPEDQILAVASGNEDFVLLDGKSLVQVINLVRGPVGTKVRLRVQPAAGGDIADYELTRKPLVEQQPAVSVPTVRQENQISGYHPGLLSGLVLAGANLPPEPNQDNGILTALEVSSLDLSHVELVTLSACETGLGQTAGGEGLLGMQRAFQVAGARSTVATLWKVSDDASRNLMVDFYENLWEKKMSRVEALREAQLKMMREGVHRGLAIDDVPADAQKRLPPFYWAAFELSGDWR
- a CDS encoding dockerin type I repeat-containing protein — its product is MKSHLLTHALLALSFCSATAVTAHGQTLRIVTYNIDADTGGAVGDMGGPDAGPGLTAVLQAIGQEHLGVTPSNPVGHAQPIDVLALEELNYTTSGGSETISQTLSYITGQLNSIYGAGTYNYDTTIDPSDGNSTGNGPSGLIYNTKTVAEVAPADIIPNHLGGSGEARAPIRYELQPKGGAAYTDFYLYVSHAKASSGSSNATRRNIEAQDIRSDASNLPTNAHIIYTGDYNLTGGSSEAAYQTMINSTPSPGQAIDTANPGNNFVENSQSANSVYWPLLSESATDLTARFDLQLVTSPTVTLPGTQLVANTLTPFGNNGSVGYGGAVTDSSNTALPDLSNRSTILNDLTTDTDHLPVVADYVVVPPGDMNRDQQVNASDVSAMIAALANLPAYELAYNLTAAQVTAIGDVNGDGKFNSADVQALEKFLAANHGTGIPAPEPASIVLLVLTTPAFAWFPRRRRRASQRS